Proteins found in one Aneurinibacillus uraniidurans genomic segment:
- the mntR gene encoding transcriptional regulator MntR, which produces MATPSMEDYLERIYKLIEEKGYARVSDIAEALNVHPSSVTKMVQKLDKSEYLVYEKYRGLVLTSKGKKMGKRLVDRHALLEDFLRVIGVSEDVIYNDVEGIEHHLSWDSIMCIEYLVQYLQQNPERAAELIRLRETEEVSE; this is translated from the coding sequence ATGGCAACTCCGAGTATGGAAGACTATTTGGAACGGATTTACAAACTAATTGAGGAAAAAGGATATGCACGCGTCTCTGATATTGCGGAAGCGCTAAATGTTCATCCATCCTCTGTGACGAAGATGGTACAGAAGCTTGATAAAAGCGAGTATCTCGTATACGAAAAGTATCGAGGATTGGTGTTGACCAGCAAAGGCAAAAAGATGGGCAAGCGTCTCGTTGATCGACATGCGCTGCTCGAGGACTTTCTCCGGGTAATTGGGGTGTCGGAAGATGTCATCTATAATGATGTAGAAGGAATTGAGCACCATCTAAGCTGGGATTCGATTATGTGTATTGAATATCTGGTTCAATATTTGCAACAAAATCCTGAGCGGGCAGCGGAGTTGATCCGCCTGCGCGAAACAGAAGAAGTGAGCGAATAG